A genomic stretch from Aedes albopictus strain Foshan chromosome 2, AalbF5, whole genome shotgun sequence includes:
- the LOC109420020 gene encoding probable serine/threonine-protein kinase tsuA, whose product MQTLLLPLFGLMAIGSASLSYPVFGTKRYTRANLLPANDYGSSLTMPVYSPVPQYYDNQPQYMPMPSYSMGPAASDYYDDSGYYNSNYYYVPPVQRRHQRFDRYPSYGLPTFQGEYKPTPYYYAHAPSYSYSDDRESNNPLDDLHEEMLQEDERERARDFMPVGQEQWYESPSRHPADNAFLRNLIMYNNQMNSLRNKQFESNEDYEEYEDTEPEYYDTPYADSRNSYSGYVNPYTGNSPSQGSNTNNRNMLNKITSLRNSMAKNAVEDDEEVQELKSLIHQQKNSRPQQQQQQQQLLQQPQFPEQQTPSPVQDFKQHQQRSLSNDYQQYPSSSDSWQRDSPSYSTYSDYDSENEYDDSWSHWDRKRNVQPKKLILPVGTTSSTTTHAPLTTTTTTVAPTEKPKVEIVQGRNGQKEVVLPRPAAPVRNPFANMAAGVQQQHTGFRAATATAPASTKNNAVALQGGQVASPAMPVSSSNNSVYDTIKKIINMQQNLQDADLSHQLESQRHKGTRVHKRFVSTAESLVQQLDGLKRTA is encoded by the coding sequence ATGCAAACCCTTCTGTTGCCGCTGTTCGGTCTGATGGCCATCGGCAGTGCCTCGCTGAGCTATCCAGTATTCGGCACCAAACGGTACACTCGAGCGAATCTGCTTCCAGCCAACGACTATGGAAGCTCTCTAACGATGCCAGTGTATTCACCCGTACCACAGTACTACGACAATCAGCCGCAGTACATGCCAATGCCGTCGTATTCGATGGGACCAGCTGCGTCGGATTACTACGACGATAGCGGTTATTACAATAGCAATTACTATTATGTCCCACCGGTGCAGCGGCGGCATCAACGGTTCGACCGGTATCCATCGTACGGCCTTCCGACATTCCAAGGCGAGTACAAACCCACCCCATACTACTATGCACACGCTCCCAGTTATAGCTACTCGGATGACCGTGAATCCAACAACCCCCTGGATGACCTTCACGAGGAGATGCTCCAGGAAGACGAACGCGAACGTGCGCGAGACTTTATGCCCGTCGGGCAGGAGCAGTGGTACGAAAGCCCCTCGCGGCATCCCGCCGACAACGCCTTCCTCCGTAATCTCATCATGTACAACAACCAGATGAATTCGCTTCGCAACAAGCAGTTCGAGTCCAATGAGGACTACGAAGAGTACGAAGACACTGAGCCAGAATACTACGATACTCCGTACGCAGACAGTCGGAACTCGTACAGTGGCTACGTGAACCCGTACACGGGAAACAGTCCTAGCCAAGGCTCCAACACCAACAACCGTAACATGCTGAACAAAATCACCAGCCTCCGAAACAGTATGGCCAAGAACGCCGTCGAAGACGATGAAGAAGTTCAAGAGCTCAAATCCCTCATCCACCAGCAGAAGAACAGCCGAccccagcagcaacagcagcagcaacaactccTCCAACAACCCCAATTCCCCGAACAGCAAACCCCATCCCCCGTTCAAGACTTCAAACAGCACCAGCAACGGTCCCTATCGAACGACTACCAGCAGTACCCCAGCAGCAGCGACAGCTGGCAACGGGACAGCCCCTCCTACAGCACCTACAGCGACTACGACAGCGAGAACGAGTACGACGACAGCTGGAGCCACTGGGACCGCAAACGCAACGTCCAGCCCAAGAAACTCATCCTCCCGGTCGGAACGACCAGCAGCACGACAACGCACGCCCCCCTAACCACCACGACCACCACCGTCGCCCCCACGGAAAAGCCCAAGGTCGAAATCGTCCAGGGTCGCAACGGACAGAAGGAGGTGGTTCTGCCACGGCCGGCCGCTCCGGTGCGCAATCCGTTTGCTAATATGGCCGCAGGGGTGCAGCAGCAGCACACCGGCTTCCGAGCGGCGACAGCAACAGCGCCGGCATCGACGAAAAACAATGCGGTGGCGCTGCAAGGTGGGCAGGTGGCATCTCCGGCGATGCCGGTGTCCTCTTCCAACAACAGTGTGTACGACACGATCAAGAAGATCATCAACATGCAGCAGAACCTGCAG